From Vitis vinifera cultivar Pinot Noir 40024 chromosome 5, ASM3070453v1, the proteins below share one genomic window:
- the LOC100256292 gene encoding glutathione transferase GST 23 isoform X2, whose amino-acid sequence MAQQEVKLLGFWASPFAYRVIWALKLKGVDYEYIEEDIFNKSPLFLQLNPLHKRVPVLIHGHRVICESYVIVQYIDETWPQYPLLPQHPYERAMARFWAEFAESKLMESAWMGQCSRGEERERAAKLAMETVEKIEELVKGKKLFGGESIGYLDICLGWLSYWLPIWEEVGCMQIIDPIKFPATSSWIDTVLHHPVIRDNLPAREAMIVYFQKRRKDIYESRTGLRV is encoded by the exons ATGGCGCAGCAGGAAGTAAAGCTTTTGGGGTTCTGGGCTAGCCCGTTTGCCTACCGGGTGATATGGGCATTGAAGCTGAAGGGGGTCGATTACGAGTACATTGAAGAAGATATCTTCAACAAGAGCCCTCTTTTCCTGCAACTCAACCCCCTTCATAAGAGGGTCCCAGTGCTCATTCATGGCCACAGAGTCATCTGCGAGTCATATGTTATCGTCCAGTATATCGATGAGACCTGGCCTCAGTACCCATTACTCCCACAACACCCTTATGAACGAGCCATGGCGAGGTTCTGGGCTGAGTTTGCTGAAAGCAAG CTGATGGAGAGTGCATGGATGGGCCAATGCTCTCGAGGAGAGGAGCGAGAACGGGCAGCGAAGTTGGCGATGGAGACTGTTGAAAAGATAGAGGAATTGGTGAAAGGGAAGAAGCTGTTTGGGGGAGAGAGCATCGGGTATCTGGACATTTGTTTGGGATGGCTCTCTTACTGGCTGCCTATTTGGGAGGAAGTTGGGTGCATGCAGATCATAGACCCCATTAAGTTTCCTGCTACCAGTTCATGGATCGACACAGTTCTTCATCACCCAGTGATCAGGGACAACTTACCTGCCCGCGAAGCCATGATCGTGTATTTCCAGAAACGCCGCAAAGACATATATGAATCACGCACTGGTTTAAGGGTTTAA
- the LOC100256292 gene encoding glutathione transferase GST 23 isoform X1, with translation MAQQEVKLLGFWASPFAYRVIWALKLKGVDYEYIEEDVFNKSPLLLQLNPLHKSVPVLIHGHRVICESFVIVQYIDETWPQYPLLPQHPYERAMARFWAEFAESKLMESAWMGQCSRGEERERAAKLAMETVEKIEELVKGKKLFGGESIGYLDICLGWLSYWLPIWEEVGCMQIIDPIKFPATSSWIDTVLHHPVIRDNLPAREAMIVYFQKRRKDIYESRTGLRV, from the exons ATGGCGCAGCAGGAAGTAAAGCTTTTGGGGTTCTGGGCTAGCCCGTTTGCCTACCGGGTGATATGGGCATTGAAGCTGAAGGGGGTCGATTACGAGTACATTGAAGAAGATGTCTTCAACAAGAGCCCTCTTCTCCTGCAACTCAACCCCCTTCATAAGAGCGTCCCAGTACTCATTCATGGCCACAGAGTCATCTGCGAGTCATTTGTTATCGTCCAGTATATCGATGAGACCTGGCCTCAGTACCCATTACTCCCACAACACCCTTATGAACGAGCCATGGCGAGGTTCTGGGCGGAGTTTGCTGAAAGCAAG CTGATGGAGAGTGCATGGATGGGCCAATGCTCTCGAGGAGAGGAGCGAGAACGGGCAGCGAAGTTGGCGATGGAGACTGTTGAAAAGATAGAGGAATTGGTGAAAGGGAAGAAGCTGTTTGGGGGAGAGAGCATCGGGTATCTGGACATTTGTTTGGGATGGCTCTCTTACTGGCTGCCTATTTGGGAGGAAGTTGGGTGCATGCAGATCATAGACCCCATTAAGTTTCCTGCTACCAGTTCATGGATCGACACAGTTCTTCATCACCCAGTGATCAGGGACAACTTACCTGCCCGCGAAGCCATGATCGTGTATTTCCAGAAACGCCGCAAAGACATATATGAATCACGCACTGGTTTAAGGGTTTAA